From Granulicella sp. WH15, the proteins below share one genomic window:
- a CDS encoding threonine synthase: MPVISHLECSLCGITVSAEIPQTVCPACTATLYVRYDLSHLVGTDPRSVVANPEFMPAGRTWTGMWRYGAVLPSIAPVTLGEGWTPALKSVRYPQVILKEEGANPTGTFKARGLAMAVTMAGHYGLRKLAVPSAGNAGGALAAYAAAAGIECHIFMPKDVPMANQVEGAAYGAKVTLVDGLISDCARIVSERKQAEGWFDISTLKEPFRVEGKKTMGYELVEQNGWKYPDAVFYPTGGGVGMIGMWKAFDEMEKLGWVSGKRPKMIAVQAAGCAPVARAFDQGDEVSSFFENAATFASGLRVPKPYGDRIILDIVRESGGVALALTDEQIFTSLKDWAQHEGILMSPEGAAATAGYDHLIRTGFLQPSDHVVLFNTGSGNKYTDTLAESFGLLQQQQTTA, from the coding sequence ATGCCCGTCATCTCCCACCTCGAATGTTCTCTCTGCGGCATCACCGTCTCTGCCGAGATACCGCAGACGGTCTGCCCCGCCTGCACTGCTACGCTCTACGTCCGCTACGACCTCAGCCATCTCGTCGGAACCGATCCCCGCAGCGTAGTTGCCAACCCCGAGTTCATGCCCGCTGGCCGCACCTGGACCGGCATGTGGCGCTACGGAGCCGTCCTGCCCTCGATCGCCCCGGTTACGCTCGGCGAGGGCTGGACCCCGGCGCTCAAGAGCGTCCGCTACCCACAGGTCATCCTGAAAGAAGAGGGAGCCAACCCCACCGGCACCTTCAAAGCCCGCGGCCTCGCGATGGCCGTCACCATGGCCGGCCACTACGGCCTGCGCAAGCTCGCCGTGCCCTCGGCCGGTAACGCCGGTGGAGCCCTGGCCGCCTACGCCGCCGCCGCCGGCATCGAGTGCCACATCTTCATGCCCAAGGACGTCCCCATGGCCAACCAGGTCGAAGGCGCGGCCTACGGAGCCAAGGTCACCCTCGTCGACGGCCTCATCTCCGACTGCGCCCGCATCGTCAGCGAGCGCAAGCAGGCCGAGGGTTGGTTCGACATCTCCACCCTCAAGGAGCCCTTCCGCGTCGAGGGCAAGAAGACCATGGGCTACGAGCTGGTCGAGCAGAACGGCTGGAAGTACCCCGACGCGGTCTTCTACCCCACCGGCGGTGGCGTCGGCATGATCGGCATGTGGAAGGCGTTCGACGAGATGGAGAAGCTCGGCTGGGTCTCGGGCAAGAGGCCCAAGATGATCGCCGTGCAAGCCGCGGGCTGCGCGCCCGTCGCTCGTGCCTTCGATCAGGGCGACGAGGTCAGCTCGTTCTTCGAGAACGCGGCCACCTTCGCCTCCGGCCTGCGCGTGCCCAAGCCATACGGCGACCGCATCATCCTCGACATCGTGCGTGAGTCGGGCGGCGTCGCCCTCGCGCTCACCGACGAGCAGATCTTCACCTCGCTCAAAGACTGGGCGCAGCATGAAGGCATCCTGATGTCGCCCGAGGGAGCAGCCGCAACCGCCGGCTACGACCACCTGATTCGCACGGGCTTCCTGCAACCGAGTGACCACGTGGTCCTCTTCAACACTGGATCGGGGAATAAATATACGGACACGCTCGCCGAATCGTTCGGCTTGCTTCAGCAGCAGCAGACGACCGCATAG
- a CDS encoding SLBB domain-containing protein: MKQRLLGTALLWIILLFSSPVIALATGFQGQGSPFSPLQQSADQSSSQATSAQQRSDQIDGSSVLDQNQPLLSSPVLTPQQQSADQTRLQDEEQTTQRTDRAATRNQSVPPVELSEFQRMVAASVGKVLPIYGANLFRNVPTTFAPVNRIPVTPDYVIGPGDELLIRIWGQVILDGHFTVDRSGAVYIPRVGTIQVSGIPISKLTDYLRAQVGRNFKNFDLNVNMGQLRSIDIFIVGEARRPGSYTVSSLSSLVNALFASGGPSPMGSMRNIQVRRGKETIATFDLYDLLLRGDKSKDVPLLSGDVVYIPPVGPMVALAGSIDNPALYELKSESNVKEVLALAGGLTTLARHKEVRLERVRRHDDSRSVMDINLDTSGLATELSDGDILEISPIIDRFKEVVTLRGNVADPRRFTWVPGMRVRDLIPDKEALLTRDYWQQRNQLGLPILESNPDVRRYAPDEPVAQVNGVGIGPARSAQSLSAPNARDSDGNIYGNNLSNPAQGHGASHDASRDASHDSNPDSSTSADSTADSAAANTSGTNGTRTSRNGNATSSSVLASQDNSASSSSGTSISSAVTATAQRFPIKNSVVLPAPEIDWAYAVIQRLNKKDLTTQLLPFNLGRAVIDGDQTQNLELEPGDVITVFSKADIRVPQSQQTKFVRLQGEFVASGIYSVTPGETLRQLVARAGGITKEAYLYGSQFTRESTKVVQQRRLLEYADDLDRRIKLVEANSANTTMNPQDQLADIAALQNSRTVAGRLRQLSANGRIVLNMTPDSSTLNDIPDLPLEDGDTFVIPQRPLSVDVYGAVYTQSSFLYDPHKRAQDYIRQAGGGTRTADTRRSYIFHANGSIVSRQFSSTALFASTFEAQHLHPGDAVVVPEQVDKRPLLRNLVDVATIVGQFGLGIAAINVLR, from the coding sequence ATGAAACAACGTTTATTGGGTACAGCACTCCTTTGGATCATTCTCCTGTTCTCCTCGCCGGTCATCGCGCTTGCAACTGGCTTTCAGGGACAAGGCAGCCCTTTTTCACCTCTGCAACAGTCCGCCGACCAATCCTCCAGCCAAGCCACCTCCGCGCAGCAGAGGAGCGACCAGATTGATGGCAGCTCCGTCCTGGATCAGAACCAGCCTCTGCTCAGCTCCCCCGTTTTGACGCCCCAGCAGCAATCTGCCGATCAAACCCGCCTGCAGGACGAGGAGCAGACCACACAGCGCACGGATCGCGCTGCCACCCGCAACCAGTCGGTCCCTCCGGTGGAATTGAGCGAATTTCAGCGAATGGTCGCCGCATCCGTCGGTAAGGTACTGCCAATCTACGGTGCCAACCTATTTCGGAATGTTCCCACCACCTTTGCTCCGGTAAACCGAATCCCCGTGACGCCGGATTACGTAATCGGCCCCGGAGATGAACTACTCATTCGTATCTGGGGACAAGTGATCCTTGACGGACACTTCACCGTAGACCGTTCCGGTGCTGTCTACATCCCGCGGGTCGGCACCATCCAGGTATCCGGAATCCCTATCTCGAAGCTGACCGACTACCTACGCGCTCAGGTGGGCCGCAACTTCAAGAACTTCGATCTGAACGTGAATATGGGGCAACTGCGCTCCATCGACATCTTTATCGTCGGCGAGGCCAGGCGCCCTGGCAGCTATACCGTCAGCTCACTTAGCTCGCTGGTCAATGCCCTCTTCGCCAGTGGGGGACCGAGCCCTATGGGCAGTATGCGCAATATCCAGGTTCGGCGCGGTAAAGAGACCATCGCGACCTTCGACCTCTACGATCTGCTCCTCCGAGGAGACAAATCGAAGGACGTGCCCCTGCTCTCTGGCGACGTGGTCTATATTCCGCCGGTCGGCCCCATGGTCGCCCTGGCTGGAAGCATCGATAATCCGGCGCTATATGAGCTGAAATCCGAGAGCAACGTCAAGGAGGTGCTGGCGCTGGCAGGGGGTCTCACCACACTGGCACGGCACAAGGAAGTACGCCTCGAGCGAGTCAGGCGTCATGATGACTCCCGCTCAGTAATGGATATCAACCTGGATACGAGCGGCCTAGCGACAGAATTGTCCGACGGCGATATTTTAGAGATCTCACCCATCATCGATCGTTTCAAGGAGGTGGTCACGCTGCGCGGCAATGTCGCGGACCCGCGGCGCTTCACCTGGGTACCGGGAATGCGTGTTCGCGACCTAATCCCCGACAAGGAAGCTCTGCTGACGCGCGACTACTGGCAGCAGCGCAATCAGCTAGGACTGCCGATCCTGGAGTCCAACCCGGATGTGCGGCGCTATGCTCCCGATGAGCCCGTCGCGCAGGTCAATGGAGTTGGCATCGGCCCCGCTCGATCTGCACAGTCCCTATCCGCACCTAATGCCCGGGACAGCGATGGCAATATCTACGGGAACAACCTGTCCAACCCGGCTCAAGGTCATGGAGCATCACACGATGCATCCCGTGATGCATCGCATGATTCCAATCCCGATAGCTCCACCTCAGCCGACAGTACAGCCGATAGCGCTGCCGCAAATACTAGTGGCACCAATGGGACTCGAACCTCGCGCAATGGCAACGCGACCTCAAGCAGCGTTCTGGCCTCCCAGGACAACTCCGCAAGCAGTTCCTCCGGAACCTCCATCAGCTCAGCGGTTACCGCCACGGCCCAGCGCTTTCCCATAAAAAACTCCGTCGTGCTGCCCGCACCCGAGATCGATTGGGCCTACGCCGTCATCCAGCGCCTGAACAAGAAAGACCTCACTACCCAGCTGCTACCGTTCAACCTGGGGCGCGCCGTGATCGACGGCGATCAGACACAGAACCTGGAGCTCGAACCAGGCGATGTCATTACGGTCTTCTCCAAAGCGGATATCCGCGTGCCTCAGTCGCAACAGACCAAGTTTGTCCGACTGCAGGGGGAATTTGTCGCCTCCGGCATCTATAGTGTGACTCCCGGCGAGACGCTGCGGCAGCTCGTGGCACGCGCCGGAGGTATAACCAAAGAGGCCTACCTCTACGGCTCGCAGTTCACTCGCGAGTCCACCAAGGTCGTTCAGCAGCGGCGCCTGCTGGAATACGCTGACGATCTCGACCGCCGCATCAAGCTCGTCGAGGCCAACAGCGCCAATACCACGATGAACCCTCAGGATCAGCTGGCCGATATCGCTGCGCTGCAGAACTCACGCACTGTTGCCGGACGCCTGCGCCAACTGAGCGCCAATGGAAGAATTGTCCTGAACATGACGCCCGACAGCTCCACTCTAAACGATATTCCCGACTTACCCCTCGAAGATGGAGATACGTTTGTCATTCCGCAACGGCCGCTCAGTGTAGATGTGTACGGTGCGGTCTACACCCAGAGTTCATTCCTGTACGATCCTCACAAACGCGCACAGGACTACATTCGCCAGGCTGGTGGAGGCACTCGTACTGCGGATACCAGACGCAGCTACATCTTCCACGCGAACGGTAGCATCGTGAGTCGCCAGTTCTCGTCGACAGCGCTCTTTGCGAGCACCTTCGAGGCGCAGCACCTTCATCCCGGAGATGCAGTGGTTGTGCCAGAGCAGGTAGACAAGCGTCCTCTGCTGAGAAATCTGGTTGACGTCGCAACGATTGTTGGCCAGTTTGGCCTGGGCATTGCCGCCATCAACGTACTGAGGTAG
- a CDS encoding carboxypeptidase-like regulatory domain-containing protein translates to MKHSSRPASRIALAILAVTIGSPALSLAQGVLAEIHGIVTDSTGSAIPSATIVLTDVTKGWTRTIKSNAQGEYTLPELETDRFALTVDAPGFRKSIRQGIQLQTGQQARVDFSLLNGEASDSVTVEADASLVQSSDATLGDVVDQRKIVELPLNGRQFFQLAQLVPNVLPPIPGSSLAFRGGFNVSGQPEVNNNYLLDGIDNADEATMQPTVSPSVEGIQEFKLLTGVYTAEYGRFSGGQILITTRSGGNAIHGSAYEFYRNSFLDAKQYFAPGSVPSFTRNQYGVAIGGPIVKDHTFYFGTYEGLRLNQPVNLAATVPTNLERRGIFTELSTPIKNPQTGVAYTNNTLPTIDPVSLQLLQYFPTPTAGGVSNNYSFSEIRTQRQDQFSIRVDQTLWAKNTIFAAYQYQNLNAFEPSNSLCGTAQIPNFGCNTPELDQAIAIHDTQIVGSNMVNEFRIGYNRIRTNRALEDAKYGNVLAQLGIPTTGANGVGDQTGLNMGVPRVTISGYAALGGATNLPQGRRDNTYNLIDSFSWVKGKHAFKFGADYKHFIYNLQYYQDGRGIFNFNGQYTGQALADFLLGDLQATTRDPGDPGVHSFTTSSDFFVLDQYQVSKKLTLTYGIRYELDFPEGEKNNRIASYDPTTGSMPVADGRLLNFNTTTGQLVSVGSNPLIGKVWNTRYTNVAPRISLSYQPLGPKTTIRAGYGLFYNQVTAGNGISQLWRGLPFRTLQTVTNPNGTTYPKPNPIATWTAPFPAAGASAGSYSPNGINVNYHTAYVQQWNLAIDRELSKDLALEISYLGSHGSHLQESFNVNQPTPAAGTVQSRRPFSQWGPITYVDSTGGSSYNSLSAQVTRRYSAGMTLLASYTYSHSLDDAPYSGSLQNFRNLASQWASSDYDIRQRAVASFTYELPFGTKKPIGATLGALPRAAISGWQVNGILSFNSGLPFTVTTTKDPGNVGLTSGSGGYANLVPNQPFYPANKTPLNWFNTAAFTGASITPAGTYALGNSGRNMLTGGGYEDLDFGVYRNIPIHNQIHVELRAEIFNALNHPSFGTPTSSIDSSSAGAFSNTTSTARQTQFAAKVLF, encoded by the coding sequence ATGAAGCACTCATCCCGACCCGCATCCCGAATCGCCCTTGCGATTCTCGCGGTCACCATAGGCTCCCCTGCCCTCTCCCTGGCCCAGGGCGTACTTGCAGAGATCCACGGTATCGTCACCGACAGCACCGGCTCGGCCATCCCCAGCGCGACCATCGTCCTCACCGACGTGACCAAAGGCTGGACCCGCACCATTAAGAGCAACGCCCAGGGCGAGTACACCCTGCCCGAGCTCGAGACCGACCGCTTCGCCCTCACCGTGGACGCACCCGGCTTCCGTAAGAGCATCCGCCAGGGCATCCAGCTCCAGACCGGCCAGCAGGCCCGCGTCGACTTCAGCCTGCTCAACGGCGAAGCCTCCGACAGCGTCACCGTCGAAGCCGACGCCTCGCTCGTCCAGTCCTCCGACGCCACGCTCGGCGATGTCGTCGACCAGCGCAAGATCGTCGAGCTGCCCCTGAACGGCCGCCAGTTCTTCCAGCTCGCGCAGCTCGTGCCCAACGTCCTGCCGCCCATCCCCGGCTCGTCTCTCGCCTTCCGCGGCGGCTTCAACGTCTCCGGCCAGCCCGAGGTCAACAACAACTACCTGCTCGACGGTATCGACAACGCCGACGAGGCTACCATGCAGCCCACCGTCTCGCCCTCGGTCGAAGGCATCCAGGAGTTCAAGCTCCTCACCGGCGTCTACACGGCAGAGTACGGACGCTTCTCCGGCGGCCAGATCCTCATCACCACGCGCTCGGGCGGCAACGCCATCCACGGCTCGGCCTACGAGTTCTACCGCAACAGCTTCCTCGACGCCAAGCAATACTTCGCCCCCGGCAGCGTGCCTTCGTTCACCCGCAACCAGTACGGCGTGGCCATCGGCGGCCCCATCGTCAAAGACCACACCTTCTACTTCGGCACCTATGAAGGTCTGCGCCTGAACCAGCCGGTCAACCTGGCCGCAACTGTCCCCACCAACCTCGAGAGGCGAGGCATCTTCACCGAGCTTTCCACCCCGATCAAAAATCCCCAGACCGGTGTGGCCTACACGAATAACACGCTTCCCACCATCGACCCCGTCTCACTCCAACTGCTTCAGTACTTCCCCACCCCCACCGCCGGAGGCGTTAGCAATAACTACTCCTTCAGCGAGATCCGCACCCAGCGGCAGGATCAGTTCTCGATCCGCGTGGACCAGACCCTATGGGCCAAGAACACCATCTTCGCCGCCTACCAGTATCAGAACCTGAACGCCTTCGAGCCCTCTAACTCCCTCTGCGGCACGGCCCAGATTCCCAACTTCGGCTGCAACACGCCGGAGCTTGACCAGGCCATCGCGATTCACGATACGCAGATCGTCGGCTCCAACATGGTGAATGAGTTCCGCATCGGCTACAACCGCATCCGTACCAACCGCGCCCTTGAGGATGCCAAGTACGGCAACGTCCTCGCCCAGCTCGGCATCCCCACCACCGGGGCCAACGGCGTGGGTGATCAGACCGGCCTCAACATGGGCGTGCCTCGCGTAACGATCTCCGGCTATGCCGCACTCGGAGGTGCCACCAATCTCCCCCAGGGCCGCCGCGACAACACCTACAATCTCATCGACAGCTTTAGCTGGGTCAAGGGTAAGCACGCCTTCAAGTTCGGCGCGGACTACAAGCACTTCATCTATAACTTGCAGTACTACCAGGATGGCCGCGGCATCTTCAACTTCAATGGCCAGTACACCGGCCAGGCCCTCGCCGACTTCCTGCTCGGAGATCTCCAGGCCACCACGCGCGATCCCGGCGACCCCGGCGTTCACAGCTTCACCACCTCGTCGGATTTCTTCGTGCTCGACCAGTACCAGGTCAGCAAGAAGCTAACCCTCACCTACGGCATCCGCTACGAGCTGGACTTTCCCGAGGGCGAAAAGAACAACCGCATCGCCTCCTACGACCCCACCACAGGCAGTATGCCTGTCGCCGACGGCCGCCTGCTCAACTTCAACACCACCACCGGCCAGCTCGTCAGCGTCGGCAGCAACCCGCTCATCGGCAAGGTCTGGAACACGCGCTACACCAACGTGGCTCCGCGCATCAGCCTCTCCTACCAACCGCTCGGACCGAAGACCACCATCCGCGCCGGTTACGGGCTCTTCTACAACCAGGTCACCGCCGGTAACGGCATCTCTCAGCTCTGGCGCGGTCTGCCCTTCCGCACTCTCCAGACCGTCACCAACCCCAACGGCACCACATATCCCAAACCAAATCCGATCGCAACATGGACCGCACCGTTCCCTGCCGCAGGAGCCAGCGCAGGCAGCTACTCACCGAACGGCATCAACGTGAACTATCACACTGCCTACGTCCAGCAGTGGAACCTTGCCATCGACCGCGAGCTGTCGAAGGACCTTGCGCTCGAGATCAGCTACCTCGGCTCGCACGGCTCACACCTGCAGGAGAGCTTCAACGTCAACCAGCCCACACCGGCTGCTGGAACGGTACAGTCTCGCCGTCCCTTCAGCCAGTGGGGTCCCATCACCTACGTCGACTCCACCGGCGGCTCCAGCTATAACAGCCTCTCGGCCCAGGTCACCCGCCGCTACTCGGCCGGCATGACGCTGCTCGCCTCTTACACCTATTCCCATTCTCTGGATGATGCCCCCTACAGCGGCTCCCTTCAGAACTTCCGCAATCTGGCCTCGCAATGGGCATCGTCCGACTACGACATCCGTCAGCGAGCTGTCGCCAGCTTCACCTACGAGCTGCCCTTCGGCACCAAGAAGCCGATCGGCGCAACCCTGGGCGCACTGCCTCGCGCAGCCATCTCCGGCTGGCAGGTCAACGGTATCCTCTCCTTCAACTCCGGCCTGCCCTTCACCGTCACCACCACCAAGGACCCCGGCAACGTCGGCCTCACCTCCGGCTCCGGCGGCTACGCCAACCTGGTTCCCAACCAGCCGTTCTACCCCGCGAATAAAACGCCGCTGAACTGGTTCAACACCGCAGCCTTCACCGGTGCATCCATCACTCCGGCTGGCACCTACGCCCTGGGCAACTCGGGCCGCAACATGCTGACCGGCGGCGGCTACGAAGACCTGGA
- a CDS encoding GntR family transcriptional regulator, producing the protein MKKLTHPPNLTEMTYRSIKQSILTGVVNRSFRLTEEYLATQLGISKSPVREALNRLEAEGLVRIEPRRGASVREFSAKEIRDLYDLRVVLEVHSIQMAALTPELLAELAASIARTTQILAEGDRVKHIEEDLRFHRMIAEATDNEELCRLFENVQQKTLLCRYASYELSATTSPLAHKRIYRALKQDDRPGAQEAMKEHIEYVRDRLLKNREADGALQVAGD; encoded by the coding sequence ATGAAGAAACTTACGCACCCCCCCAACCTGACGGAGATGACCTACCGGAGCATCAAGCAGAGCATTCTGACCGGGGTGGTGAACCGGTCGTTTCGCTTGACGGAGGAGTACCTGGCGACGCAGTTGGGCATCAGCAAGTCTCCCGTGCGCGAGGCGCTGAACCGGCTGGAGGCGGAGGGGCTTGTGCGCATTGAGCCGCGCCGCGGAGCCTCTGTGCGGGAGTTTTCCGCCAAGGAGATTCGGGATCTGTACGACCTGCGTGTGGTGCTGGAGGTCCACTCGATTCAGATGGCGGCCCTGACTCCGGAGCTGCTGGCCGAACTGGCTGCCAGCATCGCGAGGACCACGCAGATACTGGCCGAGGGCGACCGGGTGAAGCACATCGAGGAGGATCTGCGCTTTCATCGGATGATCGCCGAGGCGACCGATAACGAGGAGCTGTGCCGACTCTTTGAGAACGTGCAACAGAAAACGCTGCTGTGCCGGTATGCGTCCTATGAGTTGTCGGCGACGACCTCGCCCTTGGCGCATAAGCGTATTTACCGCGCTCTGAAGCAGGACGACCGCCCGGGCGCGCAGGAGGCGATGAAGGAGCATATCGAATATGTGCGCGACCGGCTGCTGAAGAATCGCGAGGCGGATGGTGCATTGCAGGTGGCAGGCGACTAG
- a CDS encoding M14 metallopeptidase family protein, with the protein MLSAQITSPEQAFGFKPGTDRKLADWKDLTSYYQTLAKQSDRLRYQEIGKTMEGRPFVLLTVSAPENLAHLAEYKEINTKLSDPRTTSPEEAKSLIAKGKTVMIITFNIHSTEIASSQTAAEFAYRMASSNDPDVLTTLKNVILLLVPSQNPDGEQLVVDWYKKTLGTPSEGSNPPVLYAKYVGHDDNRDWVGLTQNETMHTARVINEWHPEILYDLHQQGADAPRLFLPPWVDPIDPNVDPLLVYSMNALGMRTAHDVAATGKTGVLTHGVYDFWSPLRDYISLHNGLRILTESASANLATPIEVPFEKLGTGIGYDAKVAAWNYPDPWKGGTWRLGDIVAYQMDALESLTKSAAIDRESFLKDFYKVSDNAVHPAAGPYAYVISSEQTDPAMAVKLAKTLHDAGVEVQQATSSFEAGGKSYPAGSYIVSLSQPYRNFAKTVLERQKYPDIREYPGGPPQRPYDVTGTTVPLFYGVEVAAVEEKFTAPAKQLDTIAPIVGHVESGAAKSGYLLENTSNSSLYALFALTGEGVKAYRLTGTGYTPGTIFIPNQPGVSAKLEAAAKKFAVTFKPAKGAVTGTALEVKAPRVGLYKSWVAALDEGWTRFIFDSNGVPYKTIVNADIKKGNLNAQFDAIILPDNPPGAILTGRAGGGRGGPDRLTYPPLPSEYLGGLGPDGAAALKAFVENGGTIITNNKAAGVYARKDNPTFTNALEGVPPKEFYCPGSQLEVTVDTTNPIAFGSTPTVPIFFETGPTFKVSGDAKSVAHYASDKPLLSGWILGGKYLDGTSAIAEVPTGKGRVIAFGFIPMYRGLSEATYKFLLNAMLYSSSQPTTLPSSKGSGN; encoded by the coding sequence ATGCTCTCGGCGCAGATCACCTCCCCGGAACAGGCGTTTGGCTTCAAGCCAGGCACGGATCGCAAACTCGCCGATTGGAAGGACCTTACCTCCTACTACCAGACGCTCGCCAAGCAGTCGGACCGTCTGCGCTACCAGGAGATCGGCAAGACCATGGAGGGCCGTCCCTTCGTCCTGCTCACCGTCTCCGCGCCGGAAAATCTCGCTCACCTGGCCGAGTACAAGGAGATCAACACCAAGCTCTCGGACCCGCGCACGACCTCGCCCGAAGAGGCCAAGTCCCTCATCGCCAAGGGTAAGACGGTGATGATTATCACCTTCAACATCCACTCCACCGAGATCGCCAGCTCGCAGACCGCCGCCGAGTTCGCCTATCGCATGGCCAGCTCCAACGATCCCGACGTCCTGACGACCCTCAAGAACGTCATCCTGCTGCTGGTGCCCTCGCAGAACCCCGACGGCGAACAGCTCGTCGTGGATTGGTACAAGAAGACCCTGGGCACCCCGTCTGAAGGCTCGAACCCGCCCGTCCTCTACGCCAAGTACGTCGGCCACGACGACAACCGCGACTGGGTCGGCCTGACCCAGAACGAGACCATGCACACCGCCCGGGTCATCAACGAGTGGCACCCGGAGATCCTCTACGACCTCCACCAGCAGGGCGCCGACGCGCCGCGTCTCTTTCTGCCTCCCTGGGTCGACCCCATCGACCCGAACGTCGATCCGCTCCTGGTCTATTCCATGAACGCGCTGGGTATGCGCACCGCGCACGACGTCGCCGCCACCGGCAAGACCGGCGTCCTCACCCACGGCGTCTACGACTTCTGGTCGCCGCTGCGTGATTACATCTCCCTGCACAACGGCCTACGCATTCTCACCGAGTCGGCCAGCGCCAACCTGGCCACGCCCATCGAGGTTCCTTTCGAGAAGCTCGGCACCGGCATCGGCTACGACGCCAAGGTCGCGGCCTGGAACTACCCCGACCCGTGGAAGGGCGGCACCTGGCGCCTCGGCGACATCGTCGCCTACCAGATGGACGCCCTCGAGTCTCTGACCAAGAGCGCGGCGATCGACCGCGAATCCTTCCTCAAGGACTTCTACAAGGTGAGCGACAACGCGGTTCACCCCGCCGCCGGTCCCTACGCCTACGTCATCTCGTCCGAGCAGACCGACCCGGCAATGGCCGTCAAGCTGGCCAAGACCCTGCACGATGCAGGCGTCGAAGTCCAGCAGGCCACCTCGTCCTTCGAGGCAGGCGGCAAGAGCTACCCGGCAGGCAGCTACATCGTCTCGCTCAGCCAGCCCTACCGCAACTTTGCCAAGACCGTCCTCGAGCGCCAGAAGTACCCTGATATCCGCGAGTACCCCGGCGGGCCGCCGCAGCGTCCGTATGACGTGACCGGAACCACCGTACCCCTCTTCTACGGCGTTGAAGTCGCCGCAGTCGAGGAGAAGTTCACCGCTCCGGCCAAGCAGCTCGACACCATCGCCCCCATCGTTGGCCACGTAGAGTCAGGTGCTGCCAAGAGCGGCTACCTGCTCGAGAACACCAGCAACAGCAGCCTCTACGCCCTCTTCGCGCTGACCGGCGAAGGCGTCAAGGCCTACCGCCTCACCGGCACCGGCTACACTCCCGGCACCATCTTCATCCCCAACCAGCCCGGCGTCTCGGCCAAGCTTGAAGCAGCCGCGAAGAAGTTCGCAGTCACCTTCAAGCCCGCCAAGGGAGCCGTCACCGGAACCGCACTCGAAGTGAAGGCTCCGCGCGTCGGCCTCTACAAGAGCTGGGTTGCAGCGCTCGATGAGGGCTGGACCCGCTTCATCTTCGACAGCAACGGCGTTCCCTACAAGACCATCGTCAACGCCGATATCAAGAAGGGCAACCTGAACGCCCAGTTCGACGCGATCATCCTGCCGGACAACCCTCCCGGAGCCATCCTGACGGGCCGGGCCGGTGGTGGACGCGGCGGTCCGGACCGCCTCACCTATCCCCCGCTTCCCTCCGAGTACCTCGGCGGCCTCGGCCCCGACGGAGCTGCGGCTCTGAAGGCATTCGTCGAGAACGGTGGAACCATCATCACCAACAATAAGGCGGCCGGGGTCTACGCCCGCAAGGATAACCCGACCTTCACCAACGCGCTCGAAGGCGTACCGCCGAAGGAGTTCTACTGCCCCGGTTCTCAGCTTGAGGTCACCGTGGACACCACGAACCCCATCGCCTTCGGCTCCACCCCCACCGTGCCGATCTTCTTCGAGACCGGTCCCACCTTCAAGGTCTCAGGCGATGCCAAATCGGTGGCCCACTATGCCAGCGACAAGCCCCTGCTCAGCGGATGGATACTGGGCGGCAAGTACCTCGACGGAACCTCGGCCATCGCCGAAGTCCCCACAGGCAAGGGCCGCGTCATCGCCTTCGGCTTCATCCCCATGTACCGCGGCCTGAGCGAGGCGACCTACAAGTTCCTCCTCAACGCCATGCTGTACTCCAGCTCTCAACCCACCACTCTGCCCTCATCCAAGGGCAGCGGTAACTAG